Genomic window (Rhododendron vialii isolate Sample 1 chromosome 4a, ASM3025357v1):
CATGCAAAAGGAAGAAAGATGTTGTGGAAATAGTCgttaagaagaaaagagaaacaaaaaaaaagacattgtCCAATGAAAAAATCAAGGTATAAGTTCTTTATTATTTGTTGATTactagttaatttttttgtttgaacaacTTACTAGTTAATATTGACATATAGATCTATTCAATGCATGTGTAATAGTTATATTTGTTGCTAATTTCAGGAGGTTGAGAAGATTGCGGTTGGCCATGAATTTGAGACACAAGAGAGTATTGTAAATGTACATATAAggaactttatttttaattgtaCAATCTCCTGTTTCATGTAAAAATTATTGATAATTGTTCTTTATTGTTGGGCAGGGTCACCCAAACTACATGGGGCATTCAATGTGGCCAAACATTATGCCCTATAACATACAAGCAAATATGACACAAGGCGGAACCATCTTCCCATTTTCTCCAACTCTTTGCCCAACCAGAACAAGCTTGAACCAATTTAGGCCTTCTTTCTAAGTTCACAAAGCTTGTTCAATGGTCAAGTTTGGAGAGATCAATCTATTCTTGCGGCAGCCAAGTTTGGGGAGGACAATCAAGTCTTTTGGAAGACCAAAGTCAATATTGGGGGGGACCACAACCAAATTTACTACAAACTCAAGGGCATGGATGTGAAGGACAACCAAGTTTCATTGAAATGATGAATGTAGCGAATAATAATGGAGAGTAGTTCACTTGGTTGTTTTATGGAAACGATGAATATGTTGTGTTATTTTATTGGTCATGACATTGATGAATCTATAATAGTATTAGCATTACAACTGCTTTGTTGAACCTGTGAATGTCGCAAGGTTGCAATTTGTTGGATTATACTGGATGAATGCAATTTATGGTAGTCAAACGTATCGTGTCGTATCCGCATCGTATCTTGAAAGACGTGTCTCATGTTTTTTTCTGGAAAATTGGACAGACCCTTATTTTCGGTCTATATTTGATGAATGCAATTTATGGCAGTACGTATCGTGTCCGTATCGTATCGTGTCCATATCGTATCTTgtatcttgaaagatgtatCCTATCTTGGATTATATTTGATGAATGCAATTTATGGTAGTACGTATCGTGTCCGTATCGTATCGTGTCCATATCGTATCTTgtatcttgaaagatgtatCGTATCTTGGATTATATTTGATGAATGCAATTTATGGCAGTACGTATCGTGTCCGTATCAGATCGTgtatcttgaaagatgtatCGTATCTTGGATTATATTTGATGAATGCAATTTATGGCAGTACATATCGTGTCCGTATCGTATTGTGTATCTTGAAAGATTTATCGTATCTTGGATTATATTTGATGAATGCAATTTATGACAGTACGTATCGTGTCCGTCTCGTATCTTGTATCTTGAAAGATGTGTCTCAAggtattttctaaaaaattcgACAGAGTTTCTCTTGTTTTCGGTCTTGCCCGACGTCATAGCGTCTCAGTCAAACGCATTGTCATCTTTACTCAAGAAGTTGCCACAATAACAAACCATTCTAGAATGCtatgaattaaaagaaaagaaaccaacaGTGCCATCTATCAACCCGACAACAAATTTGAGCATTTGAACAATATATCTTGACCATGTGATAGCAAAAAGAACTAGATTGCtctccaatgaaaaaaaatacataatgtTTTACAAAAGAGGCATGAGCTGAACATCAGCATCATCGTCTACCCTAAGCTATAttacaagcaaaatgaaaaaaatcctaaaCGTCTCTAGCATCTCTTCTTGGCGGGATGCTCCATACAACAAGGGGAACTTGATTTTGGAGTTGTGGAACAGCTTTGTGCTTTCCCTCTTGCTGGGACAGTAGCAGTTTTGATGATCTGGATGCAAAAAGCACCTAATTACAAGATTCTGATCTTCAATTTTCAGCATAATAAGCATGTTGCTTCACCCTTAGGCTCTTCCCAAACATCCACAGTAAACAAAGAAAGCAGCAGATTGCATATCCAGTATAAGAATTATTGGCAAAATGAGCAGAGGAAAGTTAGCAGCAGATTCCAATGTAGGTTTATGAATTCAGCAGTTTATAGCATGGCCATAATGTTGCAAAAGATTCAATTAGCAGCAACAGCAGCAAAAAATGTAGTAGCAAAAATGAAGCAACAACAGCAAAAGCAGCAGCAATCTTTGGCACTGATGTTCAACTGTTGAAAGGGTTAAACCCTACCTAGAAAGGGTTAAACCCTCACATTAGCATGCTCAAAACACACAAAGATCACTCTAACTGTAGTTCACGTGTTGAACTATCAAAAAGGCCAAATTTGGCTACTATTTCTTAGCAACTGATGTACTTATTAACAATCCAAGATTTGATTATAAGTACCATTCTAGAAGTAACTTCAAGTAAAATGATTGACAAATACAAAACCAGATATCTAATGCAATCAATTAGGACTTAAGTAAATCAATGGATGATAAAACTATAGTGCTAAGGTGGGCTGGTTGTCCATGGTGATAAAAGAGAACTGCAGACGAAGAAGGAAGCTCCTGTGGTTATGCAATTGTGGTTGTCTAAGCTATATTAAAAGCAAGGCTCCACCATGGAATTGAAAGCATCAAATAGCACAGGAGAACCGTACTTAGCAATGCTAAACATATTCCAAATTCTCAAGATACAGCCCTATACTGAGCAATGCTAAACATATTCCATATATTTTGGTGCAAGAATATACACTTCTTATCAACTTCACCATTCAATCTACCCTGTTTTATGCAAAATAGAGGCACTTGAACCTCTCACCATAATCCACAAGTTTATCGGTTTCCGGTTATATTTCGGACAACCTAATCAATTACTTCATCAACAGATCAAGAGTAAGCTATGGACAATAGAATCTATGTCTTTCATGAACCATGCCCTTGGGTTAAAGATCACACGGCAACAACTCTACTGGCTAAACTGATAACAATGAGGTGAGATTGAAGACTTGCAAACAATCAgataaaatgcctaaatgaTTCATCAACAGAGAATGAAATGcaccaaaacttttttttttattattggcAAACCACCAAAATTGATCGAAATGggaaccctaattttttgtgcaaaaatccCCAATATCTAgtttaccaaaataaaaataaaaattggaacCCTAGTTCGATCGATACCAGCGTTCGAgattgagattgagagagagagagagagagagagaccttcgtcgCCGTACGGCGGCTTGATGGTGCCTTCGTCAGCGTTCAAGATCGATACCAGTGATTGTGGTTCGAAGTTCGTCGGCgtacggtggtggtggtcggcgGTCGTGGAGAAGCCTTCTCTGTCGTTGTCGTCGGCAGCGGTGGTGCTTGGcggtgggttgggttgggtgtGGTGCCCCCCTCTTCTCCATCTCTCCCTTCCTCTGCACGACTGAGAGGTTGTGAGGGGAAACGGGGAAGCGTTctgattttgagattttgggtctttttttatttattttttagggatgccccaaaacgacgtcgttttggggcgTGTAGTGGACGGTGTTGTGGATCTTGTAGTGTACGTAGCATTCCTGGATAAAAATACCGAGAGCTTGAGAGCTAGAGTAGGGTATTTTGTATCTCATTATACTCATTCAATATTAGTGGAAGTTGTTCTCTCTCCGTGGACGTATCcgagtttggggaaccacgtaatcttgtgtctcttttgtgtgtgaTTGTTTTTCTTTACGCTTCCGTTGCGCGGGTGGGATCGAAATTTCCTAACAGAAATGATGTGGATCCATCACAAAGTGATATCATGTTTACCAAAATGTGTATTACAAAGGTGAGACCTACGCCATTTTAAcaaataagaaggaaaataatgtTTACCCTCTTTTAAagatggtgaacaaaattgcactcgaaATCCATCCCAAGGTTTttaagggcgctgctattcgcagcccattattttctcccatagcccgttaaaaattttcaattatactcaacagttagttaccgaaattgcgatatattttcagcatccaattaccgaaatataatatttttttcaacagctatttaccgaaaatgtatgttcggcagttgtttactgagagttgaacatattttcgacgtgcagttaccgaaatataatattgtttttaacagctatttaccgaaatgtaatatatgattttcaacaactatttaccgaaatgtagtgggctatggaagaaaataaaggactGCGAATAACAGGGCCCGTTTTTAAAAGGGTTAGGACAATTTCAGAGGTAAATTGCGAGGTTTCCTAAACAGTGTTaacattacattttttttctaaaaaacacGTACGAAAGGATgatggattttattttaaactaaaaacaCGTACGAAAGGACGATGGATTtcattaaagagagaaaatgtcTGAAGACTGAACATTGTCAAGGACAAGATTAGCAAGAATTTGAGGGACGGGACTCCCCAATCTCCCAATCGAGCATCCAATAGAGATTGTTTAGTCAATAAATAAGCTACCTTATTATAATTACGTTTAATATGGATAAAAGTGCAAAAGGAAAATAGCAAGACAAGCTCTAAGGAATCGGAAATAATCAAACTGCAATCAGATAATCCCAtccgtttaataattttaaaataacttttCGAGTGGATTCGTTCTTAAAAAATTGAAGATTAGATCAATAACAGTCAGAACGAAAAAGGTCGGTGTACACTGACCTCCTGTTTTGAAAACGCAACGTCCCGGCCAATCATCGTACACTAAGGTGTGTTCTACTAAcgtactaattttttaaattaaaagtgatgtaccCCGTTTCGATTTAtctctttaaaaaataagtacttatttagaattttcaaggttaaaaataataggcttattgaaataaaaaaaatatacaatagaAATCTAGTTTTATCGATCTcatcgatgagatctatcaaaccctgccaaaaaaaattaaaaaattattttcgtaaatccattatttttaagtttaaaaatagatctttattttttaaatacttattttgaaatATGAAACGAGTAATAAAAGAATGACGTGTCTCGCAAAGCAGAAAATACACTTAAAAAGTAAGAATAATAGTAGAATAGGAGCTCAGTAAAAAGGGTAGTAAATCGTTGTTTAACTTCCTTTTATAAGGGCATATCTTTActcattcaattttgtttttaccCAAAGTtaagtcaaaatttgatttagttATGAAACAATTCAACGGACAAATATAACTCTAGGCCTAAATTTGAGTAATTGTTTATTTAATGGCATAATAGTAAATTTAAGGGGGAGAATATAACCtttaaaatttgagtaagaatATAATTCAAACCAAATTCTAGAAGAAAACTCAAATTTCGCATGAATTTGAGCAAGAAGTGAAGTGGTGTTTGGGtgatttttattcaattttgagtttgaattcaAATTTTAGTTAAGTGGAGATGGTCTAGGCCAACGTTATCCTGAAGTGTagaaactagagagagagagagagagagagagagagagagagtgagagtggcGACGGAGACGATGGCTCAGATCGGTGCTTTTACAATAATCAACTCCATGGAAGCTGCTAAATACAGAGGAGGTAATAAACTGCTCTCTCCGCCCCACCAATCATCGTTTTCCCTTCCTACTGGGACTGCAATTCTGTTTCGTTCTCGTTCTCTCActagaaaccctagtttccctccttCTGCAACTATGAGTCCAAGAAAGAACCAACCACAGTCGAGACGGCTCCAAGAAGCTGAATTGTTCCTCAGTCGGGTGCCCCAAACGCGACCTCTGCCACACATTCTTGAAACCAATACGGCGTTAGGGGTTATTGCGAAATCGGGTAAGTACAGCACGGCTCTTTCTCACTTCAACAAGTTGCAGTTAGAAGAGATTGAGCTAGATTTGTATACCTTCAACATTGTTATTAACTGCTATTGTCACGTGAATCGAGTTGGCTTTGGGTTCTCTCTTTTAGGCGGTATCTTCAAACGCGGTTATGCACCTGATGCAGTTACCGTCAACACTCTGTTAAATGGACTTATTGCACAAGATAAAACTGACGAGGCTCTTTCCCTTTTCAACAACTTGCAGTTAGAAGAGATTGAGCCAGATTTATATACCTTCAACATTGCAATTAACTGTTATTGTCGCATGATTCGAGTTGGCTTTGGGTTCTCGCTTTTAGGCAGCATCTTTAAACGCAGTTATACGCCTAATGTGGTTACCTTCGACACCCTGTTAAATGGACTTATTATACAGGATAAAACTGCTGAGGCGGTGGAGTTATTTGAGAAAATAGTCAAAAAGGGGGAAATCAAACACAATGTGTATCAGTATGGATCGTTAATAAATAGGCTTTGCAAAATGGGAAACACGGGAGCGGCTATTAGTTTTCTGAGGATAGCGGGAGATGGAGGTTTAAATCCTAACACCATGATATATAGCATGATCATTGACAGTCATTGCAAGGATAGAATGGTGGATGATGCTTTGAACCTTTTTCGcgaaatgaaagagaaaggggTTCACCCAAATGTTTTTACATATACCTCTTTGATTGATGGCTTATGTAGTTGTGGCCAGTGGAAGGAGGCTACAAGAATGTTAGGAGAAATGTTGGATATGGATATTTCTCCTGACATCATTACGTTCAGTGTCTTGGTCGATGCACTTACCAAGGAAGGGAGGGGAAAAGAGGCAGAGGAAGTAATTGAAAGCTTGATTCGAAGAGGTGTGCATCCTGATGTAGTCATGTACAATTCTTTAATGAATGGATATTGTTCGCAAGGCCAGATGGATGAGGCAATGAGAGTGTTCAATACCATGGTGGATAGGGGCGTTCAACCTGTGGTTCATAGCTACAGCATTTTAATTAATGGATATTGCAAGAACATGGAAGTAGACGAGGCTCTGCGTCTCTTTTTCGAAATGGAAGAGAAAGGCATTCGCCCAAATTGTGTTACATATACTACTATGTTCAACGGTCTCTTTCAGGTTGGTAAATATGTAGTTGCTCAAGAACTTCTGAATGAGATGGAACTTGCAGGCTTGACTCCCGAAAGTAAAACTTATTGTATGTTGTTGGATGGGCTTTGCAAGACCGGGCATATAGATGAAGCATTGTCGTTATTTCACATGATTGAAAACAAAGGTTTAGGTCTCAATGTTGTTATGTACAATATCCTCATTGATGCATTTTGCAAGAACAAGGACCTTGATAATGCAAGGGATCTTTTCATTAAATTTTCTTCCCAGGGATTACAACCTGATTTCATTACATATAATATCATGATACGAGGTCTTTGTAAAGAAGGATTTTTGGATGAAGCTAAAGAGTTGTTAGTGAAAATGGAGCAGAATGGTTTATTGCCTGATAGTGGCACTTACAACTCCATCATCTATGGTTTTGTTGAACAACAAAAGTAGTTCCATGAGGCTCTGGTACTTTTCGAGGAATGGTTGGAAGGGGTATTTCACCCAATGCATCTACTTTTCGCATGATTAAGGATTTGATCTCAACTAATGGATAGGAGCCTTGCTCTCCATgaagtggtaatgaagttcatGCCAAGGATAGACGTTGAGCTGTACTGGTAAATCTAGTTTTACACCAAAATATGTAGGCTATAATTGAGCCAAACTCTTGTAtctgtgcatatatatatatatatatatatatatatgtgtgtggggTGTTCTTCATGGTAATTAACATTCATAGTCCCTTTCTTTCCTTTGGAAAGGCAGAACACACTGTTCAAACATATTTCCCCTTGATTCTTCGACTCTTCAATTACTCGCTAAATGCCTCGAAGGCTCTACATTGCTTAGTATACTACGATCTCCAATAATGTTAATtcttatattcttttttttttttttttaattttatgataaGTACTGCAATCAGTgaagaccaaaacaaaaaatacaaattccGTGGTGCATTCCCCAGAAAACAACTAAACAACAAGCTATACAAGCCAAAACCAACACACCTAGGCACGACAGCCCAAACCCAACACCCACCCAAAACCAGCAAGAAGCAACATCCAAAGACCAACAAGGATTAAAATAAATACCAGCTATAAATCCAAGACTATCAGAGCCATACAACATACAATAATCAATAGGAAACACGTTTAAACAGCAAGCACAAGTACAACACTACTGGACTCTGATGCAAAttagattttagaaaaatagtaatttcttagtattttattttacagttttagttttagtattttgttaggaatcttATAAATTAGGATTGTTAACATAGAATTATTTAGTTTCTAAATTTAGGTTGATTCAGTTtcttattttatgttttcttgttttacaaGAAGTAGGGTTgctttctaatatttttattcctttttaattCTAGGGTAGCTACTACTATATAATAAGATTGTAGCCATTAGGGCAAGAGAGTTGTTTTTTGATGAATATTAGTGAAAATTGAAAttatttctcattattgtgtgttcgtagagggagcacctctagttcatacttattcgtgattgtccttgCTGCATGTTCTTCTATTTCGacacgcctccctgcatcaGACTCAGACCCCATCATGTTTCATAAAGAGACTTGTCCCTCTGAGAGAAACTTTAATCTTCCTCAAAGAGCTCTAACGAAATCCCTGAGACTTGACTCTTGGGACTTGGGAGAATCTTCACCACTTGGTCCTGAGATgcaaacttttattttgtccTGCCATAGATGATACACAGAAGCCCAGGCAAGGCTGAGCATGAATTTGGACCACACATTGGTGTGGGGTCCTTCTACCCCAAGTGTGTAGACCCCACCATTATGTGGTCTAAATTTGTGCTCAACCTTATTCCAGGGGCACTGAATATTTCTCAAGTAGGGGGAGATGGGAAGCGGGGCCTGCTGTCCACAAGGGACGGCATGGGTGCTGACCCCGTGCAACGACGTCGTTATCATGTAATTAGGCAGTAAACATTTATACTTGACTGTTTCCCCTTGAGCCCCGTTTGGTGCCCAATGAATAGATTTGatgattgatgattttgtgggttCTATTTCgggtaaaaaaaatgattcaaactgtaagttatttttaaaatattttttatgggttttagTAAAAAATTAGCTAGGCTTAAATATGTGAAAGATTGAGTAATTGCTAGGCTTAAAAGCTTGAAGGAAACCGTTTTAAATATGGCCGGAAAAGAAGTTATGATAAAGTCAGTATTGTTAACTATGCCGAATTATGTTATGCAGTGTTTTCTTTTGCCTAAATAGGTATGCAAGGATATCTGTAATTCCGTTCAGAAATTCTGGCGGGGTTCCGAAGAGGGGGAGCATAAAATTAATTTGGTTAGTTGGAATAAGCTTTGTGACAGTAAATCTGTTGGTGGGCTTGGATTTCGTGATCTTCACGCGTTCAACCTTGCATTTCTTGCGAAACTAGGTTGGCGACTTCTACAAGGTCCCCTTCTTTATTCCAGCGGCTTTTCAAGGGCAAGTACTTTCATACTAAGTCATTTTGGGAGGCCTGTTACCCAAGTTCAGCCTCTTGGGCTTGGCGGAGCATTCTGGCAGGTAGGAATATACTTAAAAAGGGCTGGAGATGGAACGTGGGGAATGGATTTTCTATTGATGTTTGGTGTGATCCCTGGCTGCGCAGCTTGTCTCGGATCTTATCGATGGCACGACTCATCGCAGGAACATGCCCCTGATTACAGATCTTTTCTCGGAGTCAGATATGGAAGCAATTCTTTCGGTCCCAATCAGTACGCACTACGCAAGGTTGCGGTGACAAAAGCTTATGGCACTACACGAATAATGGGTCTTTCTCGGTAAAATCAGCGTATTGGTTGGCCAGGCGAAGCAATATACTGCGTCAATCACGAGAACGAGGTGAGTCGAGCTTAGGTACTCCCTCAGATTCGTTCTGGAAAACTTTGTGGTCCTTACTGATCCCGAATTAAGGTAAA
Coding sequences:
- the LOC131324858 gene encoding pentatricopeptide repeat-containing protein At1g63330-like, which encodes MAQIGAFTIINSMEAAKYRGGNKLLSPPHQSSFSLPTGTAILFRSRSLTRNPSFPPSATMSPRKNQPQSRRLQEAELFLSRVPQTRPLPHILETNTALGVIAKSGKYSTALSHFNKLQLEEIELDLYTFNIVINCYCHVNRVGFGFSLLGGIFKRGYAPDAVTVNTLLNGLIAQDKTDEALSLFNNLQLEEIEPDLYTFNIAINCYCRMIRVGFGFSLLGSIFKRSYTPNVVTFDTLLNGLIIQDKTAEAVELFEKIVKKGEIKHNVYQYGSLINRLCKMGNTGAAISFLRIAGDGGLNPNTMIYSMIIDSHCKDRMVDDALNLFREMKEKGVHPNVFTYTSLIDGLCSCGQWKEATRMLGEMLDMDISPDIITFSVLVDALTKEGRGKEAEEVIESLIRRGVHPDVVMYNSLMNGYCSQGQMDEAMRVFNTMVDRGVQPVVHSYSILINGYCKNMEVDEALRLFFEMEEKGIRPNCVTYTTMFNGLFQVGKYVVAQELLNEMELAGLTPESKTYCMLLDGLCKTGHIDEALSLFHMIENKGLGLNVVMYNILIDAFCKNKDLDNARDLFIKFSSQGLQPDFITYNIMIRGLCKEGFLDEAKELLVKMEQNGLLPDSGTYNSIIYGFVEQQK